A single window of Magnetococcales bacterium DNA harbors:
- a CDS encoding flagellar biosynthesis protein FlhA → LDKMPGKQMAIDADLNSGLITETEAKRRRREIEEESEFFGAMDGASKFVRGDAVAGILITVINIVGGFIIGVLQQGLSAGQAAHIYTILTVGDGLVAQIPALVISSAAGFLVTRASSDQNMGEQMGGQITARPRVILLASGVLGMFAIMPGMPTLAFTVLAILLGTWAYFLFKRKETQEKERFRAESVQAQVESQVEEPIENFLTLDLLRLEVGYGLISLVDETQRGDLLDKIRSIRRQFASDMGFVVPPIHIKDNLQYKPGEYVFLVRGVEVGRGELRPGQFLAMDGGNVAGTIDGIPTKEPAFGLPAIWITASDRERAEMMGYTVVDASTVLATHLTELIYTHSFEMLNRQEVQNLVDLVAKNQPKLVEELIPNVVNLGVVQKVLQGLLRERVSIRDLGTILETMADYARIIKHPNQLVELVRQSLARGIVSRYLNEEGRLDALVLGADSENLVAEAIVDGEYGTYLSMQPRAMSRLVRRVQEEVEGIASRVMQPILITGGRVRPFVRQITETSMPHLVILSQNEVPSTVAVSNLGTVGLS, encoded by the coding sequence CCTTGGACAAGATGCCCGGCAAGCAGATGGCCATCGACGCCGATCTCAACTCGGGCCTGATCACCGAGACGGAGGCCAAACGCCGCCGTCGGGAGATCGAAGAGGAATCGGAATTCTTCGGGGCCATGGACGGTGCCTCCAAGTTCGTGCGCGGCGATGCCGTGGCGGGCATTCTCATCACCGTCATCAACATCGTCGGCGGTTTCATCATCGGTGTGCTGCAACAAGGACTTTCGGCGGGCCAGGCGGCTCACATCTATACCATTCTGACCGTGGGCGACGGTCTGGTGGCCCAGATTCCCGCTCTGGTCATCTCCTCCGCCGCCGGTTTTCTGGTGACTCGCGCCTCCAGCGACCAGAACATGGGCGAACAGATGGGCGGGCAGATCACCGCCCGTCCTCGGGTCATCCTGCTGGCCTCCGGTGTACTCGGCATGTTCGCCATCATGCCCGGCATGCCGACCCTGGCCTTCACGGTGCTGGCCATCCTGCTGGGTACCTGGGCCTACTTCCTCTTCAAACGCAAGGAGACCCAGGAGAAAGAACGATTCCGCGCCGAATCGGTGCAGGCCCAGGTGGAATCCCAGGTGGAGGAGCCCATCGAGAATTTCCTCACCCTGGATCTGTTGCGCCTGGAGGTGGGTTACGGACTCATCTCCCTGGTGGACGAGACGCAACGCGGCGACCTGCTGGACAAGATCCGCTCCATCCGCCGTCAGTTCGCCTCGGATATGGGCTTCGTGGTGCCCCCCATCCACATCAAGGACAACCTGCAATACAAACCCGGCGAGTATGTCTTTCTGGTCCGGGGCGTGGAAGTGGGACGCGGCGAATTGCGGCCCGGTCAGTTTCTGGCCATGGATGGCGGCAATGTGGCCGGCACCATCGACGGCATTCCCACCAAGGAGCCCGCCTTCGGCCTGCCCGCCATCTGGATCACCGCCTCCGACCGGGAACGCGCCGAAATGATGGGCTATACCGTGGTGGACGCCTCCACGGTGCTGGCGACCCATCTGACCGAATTGATCTATACCCACTCCTTCGAGATGCTCAATCGCCAGGAAGTGCAGAATCTGGTGGATCTGGTGGCCAAGAATCAGCCCAAGCTGGTCGAGGAGCTGATCCCCAACGTGGTCAATCTCGGTGTGGTCCAAAAGGTGCTTCAGGGGTTGCTGCGGGAACGGGTCTCCATTCGCGACCTGGGCACCATTCTGGAGACCATGGCCGACTACGCCCGCATCATCAAACATCCCAACCAGCTGGTGGAGCTGGTGCGCCAGTCCCTGGCCCGCGGCATCGTCAGCCGCTACCTCAACGAGGAGGGCCGGTTGGATGCGCTGGTGTTGGGCGCGGACAGCGAAAACCTGGTGGCGGAGGCCATCGTGGACGGAGAGTACGGCACCTATCTCTCCATGCAGCCACGGGCCATGTCCCGGCTGGTGCGCCGGGTGCAGGAAGAGGTGGAAGGCATCGCCTCCCGGGTCATGCAGCCGATTCTGATCACCGGGGGCCGGGTTCGGCCCTTCGTGCGGCAGATTACCGAAACGTCGATGCCCCATCTGGTGATTCTCTCCCAGAACGAGGTGCCATCCACGGTGGCAGTGTCCAATCTGGGGACGGTGGGGTTGTCGTAA